The Gemmatimonadota bacterium region CCTTCTTCTCCTGGATCATCACGGAATGGAGAAAGGCCGTGATGGTCAGCCAGGGCATGAGCGCCGCGTTCTCCACCGGGTCCCAGGCCCAGTAACCGCCCCACCCCAGCTCGACGTAGGCCCACCGGCCGCCCAGCATCAGGCCGAAACCGAGGAAGAACCAGGCGTAGAGGGTCCATCTGCGGATCGTCCGGATCCACGTGTCGCCCAGTTCCCCCGTGATCAACGCGGCTATGGCGAAGGCGAAGGGGACCACGGTCCCCACGTAGCCCTGGTAGAGGATGGGCGGGTGGATGATCATGAGCGGCATCTGCAGCACCGGGTTCAGGCCGCGGCCCTCGGCGGGCACGAAGGGAAGCAGCTCGAAGGGATCGGCCATGAAGATGAGCAGGGCGATGAAGAACAGGACCACCGACATCATCACCGCATGGACGTAGGGGATCAGCGTCTGGTTCCGGTCCCGGTTCGTCAGGTGCACCACCAGCGCGAACAGGGCCAGGGTCCATACCCACAGGAGCAGGGAGCCCTTCTGCCCGGCCCACATAGCGGTGACGCGGTAGAACTCGGGCAGGGTGCTGCTGGTGTAGGAGGCGACGTACTCCACCTGGAAGTTGCCCGTGTACAGGTGGTATATCAGCACGATGGACGACAGGGTCAGCAGGCCGAAGGTGGCGAGGACGCCGTGGGCCCCGCTGGCGATCATCTGCGGGTTCCGCGCCCGGGCGCCGACCACGCTGGTCACGCCGCCGTAGGCCGCTGCCATGAAAGCGAGCAGGAGGCTGAAGTATCCGATATCGTTCATTTATTCACTCAGATGGGTTCGCGCGGTATCAGGTTCTTCTTTCCACCTCGATCCGGCCCTCACCGGTTATCCTCCCGACGAGGACCTCGGTCGCCAGTCCGACGAAGAGGCCGTTTTCCAGGATGCCGGGTATGTTGTTGAGCGTGCGCTCCATCTCACCGGGGTCGTCGATCCCGTCGAAACGGGCGTCCACCACCATGTTCCCCTGGTCCGTGATGACCGGTCCGTCCTTGTGTACCGCCATCCGCAGCACGGGTTCTCCGCCCAGGGCTTCCACCGCCCGCATGACGGGACGGACGGCCATGGGCAGGACTTCCAGCGGCACGGGGCTTTTCGTGCCCAGCCGCTGGACCAGTTTCGATTCGTCCACGATGACGATGAACCGTTCGGCCATGCCGTCCACGATCTTCTCGCGCAGGTGGGCGGCGCCCCGGCCCTTGATCAGGTTCATCGCGGGATCTACCTCGTCCGCGCCGTCCACGGCGATGTCGACTCGGTCCACGTCGTCCAGCGTGCCCGCCGGGATGCCGTTCCCGCGGGCCAGCACCGACGCGTCGAAGGACGTGGGGATGCCGATGATGTCCAGTTGCTCCTCCCGCACGCGGCGCCCCAGTTCCTCGATCATGAACTCCGCCGTCGATCCGGTGCCCAGTCCGACCACGTCGCCCTGGCCGACCATAAGGGCGGCCTCGACGCCAACCGTTTTCTTCATGTCTCGGGTCAGGTCTTCGGATGGCATGTACTGGTTTCCGGGTCTCGATCCGGCTATTTGACAGCGTCCAAAGATAAGCCGGATCACCCGTTCAAGTCAACTGATTCCGGTTCCTGAAAGCGCATGAATCTGAAAGTGTGCACGGATGGCTGAAAGGGATGGGCCGGTATGTCGTGAGAAGGCCCGCACTTTAACGGGAACTGCGGCGGAAGGTCATCTGGTTTCCGCTGGGGAAGAAGATAGTCAGGAGATCTTCTTCTATCGTGATGGTGCAGGGCTCGGCGGGCGCGTCTTCGGCGTCTGCCGGCCTCACCCTCATCGAAAGCTCGCTGGCCTCGAAACCGTCGACGGCGTGGCCGCCGGAGAGGTTGTACAGGTGGCGGAAGGTCAGCTTGTCCCCGTCCAGTGTGTAGGTGCCGCCCTCGCCGGAACCTCTCCGGGGGCCCTCGTCGGTCACGATGAAGAAGAGAACCGACCAGTCCTTTTCGGTGAAGCTGATCAGGCCGGTCACCTCGTGGACCGGTCCGGATTTGAGCCGGTACGATTCCGGTTTCCAGGCGCCCCGGATATCGAGCGACCCGGTCGCGGACTGCGGGCTGACGGCCGCGGACGTTGCGTCTGTGCTCGGGCCCGTCGAATGCGGAATACCGGCCGCGGCGTCGATCGTACTCGCGGCGGCTCCCGGAACGACCGCCTCTGGAACGGTGGCACCCATCATGATGGCGCCCGGTACCAGGAACAAGGTCAGGACAACAGGTATTTTCCAGCGCATGGTTTACCTCACGGTTATCCGGCCGGGTCGACGCCCGCCCGCTTCAGGTAATCTCCGATGTATTCGAGGAGGTCGGCCTGTGCGTTCCCCCGGTCCTGGTAACGCCTCAGGAGGTCCTCGACCATCGGGGCGATTTCCAACGGGACGTCGAGCGACCTGCCGAGCTCCACGCCCAGGTGCATGTCCTTCACCCCCAGGTCGACGGCGGAATACAGTGACTGGTCGTCCAGGAAGCGGGTCAGGCACCGCTCCATCATCCGGCTCTGGCCCATGCTCGGCCGGATGGCATCGATCAACTCACGCGGATCGATCCCCGCCCGTGCGCCGATGGCCATCCCTTCGCAGGCGCCGATGAAATTGATGAACATCATGAGATTGTTCACCAGCTTGGTCGCGACGCCGCTGCCGGTTTCCCCCATACGGACGACCGTTTCGCCCACGCCGCGCAAGAGGGGTTCGTACCGGTCGAACACCTCCTGAGGACCGCCGACGAACACGGTCAGGGTGGCGTCCCTGGCGCCGAAAACGCCGCCGCTGATCGGCGCGTCGAGCACGTCGATGCCCCGTGCCGCGCCTTCCCGGGCGATGCGCCGGACGAGTTCCGGTTCGCCGGTGCTCGTGTCGATGAAGACCGTACCGCGAGCGAGCCCTTCGAACACGCCGTTCTCGCCCAGGACGACCGTTTCCACCACGGCGGGACCGGGGAGCGAGGTAAGGACCGCGTCGGCGCCCGAGGCCGTCTCGCGGGGGGACGAAGCCCATTCGGCCCCGGCCTCCAGCAGGTTAGCGGCCTTTTCCTCGTCCAAGTCGTGGACGCGCAGGGCGTGTCCGGCGCGCAGGAGGCTGGCGGCCATGGGATTGCCCATGTTGCCCAGCCCGATGAATCCCACGTTCATGGCCGGCCCTAACGCGTTTCGTCGATGGTCGGGAAGTCACCCGGTATGGTGATCTCGATGACTTCGAAATCGTCGGAGTACTCCATGAGTTCATGGGCGACGCCGGGCGCCTGGTACCACGCGTCGCCCGCGGTCACCTCGATCTCGCCCACGTCCGCCAGATCGATGCGCGCCCAGCCCTTGAGCAGGTAGTTCATCTGGAACTCGAGTTCGTGGGAATGATAGCCCATGGGGCCGTCGCAGGACTGGGCGGCCCGGATGACGTGGGCCATCACCCGGCCTTCGGTGGCGGACTTCATGCCCAGGTCGCGGTACACGAAATAGGGCCGCAGCCCCTTTTCCCAGTCCGCGCCGTCCGCATGCGCCGCGAAGGACTTGGACGTGTTCTCAGCCATGATGGTGCTCCTTTTTGGTTGGAAACGACAGATGCCGACGATAGAGTCACAAAGGCGGGTGACAGCGTATCATAGACGAACGACAGCGTTACAGTGGCGAACGACGGATGCAGAGGGTCTGGCCCAAACGGCATCAGGGCGTGCCCCGGCTACGGGGCGCCCGCCCGAACGGCATTGAGGCGTGTGCCGGCATCAGGGCGTGCCCCGGCGCTCCCCGCCATCCATGTAGACCGCGGTGCCGAAGACATACGAACAGGGTTCGGACGCGAGAAAAGTCGCCACGGTTGCGACCTCTTCCGGTTCCGCAATGCGGCCGGCGGGAAGCCGCTCACCGGCTTCGCGAAGCAGGTCCTCGACGTCGCGGCCCTGCCGGTCGGCCTCCGCCTGCTGCAGATCCCGGGCCCGCTTGGTGTTCGTCATGCCGGGACAAATGGCGTTGACCAGGATGCCGTCTCCCGATACCGCGTCCGTCAGGGCTCGCGTGCAATTGAGTACGGCGATGTTGGCGACACTCAGCGGGATGTTGCCGCGACCGGGGCTCGTTCCCGCGCTGCCGGCGATGTGGACGATGCGTCCCCACCGGTTCTTCTGCATGTACGGGATCACCAATTGGGACATCCGCAGGTATCCGTGGGCCTTGAGCGCCAGCCCCTCGTCGATCTGTTCCGTGGGTAGCTCCAGGATGTCGCCTCCCCGGGCCGCTCCGGCGCAGTTGACGAGGATGTCGATACCGCCGAAGGTGTCTGCGGCCTCCCGGATCACCTTGCGGCAGTCGTCCAGCGAGGTCAGGTCGCCCGTGACCGCGTGTCCCTCGCCGCCCGCCGCTTCGATTTCCCGGACCACCTCGTCCAGCGGGTCCCGGTTCCGGGCCGTGACGCACACGCGGGCGCCCTCCCGGGCCAGGGCCAGTGCGCAGCAACGCCCGATGCCCCGGCTGCCGCCGGTGACGATCGCTCTTTTCCCACGGAGTTTCAGGTCCATGACTTCCGTTTCCGACTGATCGAGTTGCCGCCGCCCTCGGTCCGGTCGGCGGTGGTTCGTTCGGCCAGCCGAGGAGGATCGTTCGGCCCGGTCACCGCCGATTCGGTCACAACCCCAGCAGGCGAACGGCATTCCCTCCCAGAATAGCGGCGCGGTCTTCTTCGGTAAGGTCCATCGCGTTGATGCTCTCGATCATCTTCGGCATGCTGCCGATCTGGTGGGGATAGTCGCTCCCGGCCAGGATACGGTCGACCCCGGCGAAGCCCAGGGCGAAATGCAGCGCGTCCACGTCGAAATTGACCGTGTCGTAGTAGAACTGGTTCTTCAGGTAGACCGTGGGATGGTGCTCCAGGTTGGCGCGGCACTGCGGAAAGGCCTCGTAGCACCGGTCGAAGCGCTCGGCGAGGTAGGGCACGGCGCCGCCCAGGTGGCCCAGCACCCAGCGAATGTTCGGAAAGCGCTCCACCACGCCGCTGAAGAGCAGGCTGGCCGTGGCCAGGGTCGTATCCATGAGAAAGCCCACCGCGGGCATGAGCATGTAGTCCTTCATGGCCTCCACGCCCAGGGGGAAGGTGGGATGGATGAAGACGGCCATTTCACGATCGTCCGCGATCTCGTACATGGACCAGAAGCAAGGATCGCTGAGCGCCACGCCGTTGGCGTTGCTGTACACGCACGCCCCTTTGAGACCCAGCGAACCGACGGCCCGTTCCAGCTCGGCGGCGCAGGCCTCCGGCTTGTTCAGCGGAAGGGTAGCCAGGGCCGGCAGACGGTCCGGATGCGCCTGTTGTATCTCGGCGAAAAGATCGTTGACCTTGCTGCTGAGTTCGGCGGACCGGTCCGGCGTCTCGATGAGCGTGCCGGGCGCCGTGAATGTGATGACGTGGGTGTCGACGCCGGCCTCGTCCATGACCTCCACGCGCACGTCCATGAGCCGGTGGCCGGGCACCAGGATGTTGTAGTCGCCGGGAGAGTGCAGGACCGGGTTGCCGTCTTCGTCGTCGGTCACCGTGTACGCGCTGGGACCCTTCCGGATCTCCTCGACGTACCGGGGCGGATAGACGTGGTTGTGAAAATCGACGATGGGCATGGGGTGGGCGTGTCCTCTCCGCTCGATTGCGTGTCAGCTCCCGTACATCGCGTTGAAGAGCAGCTTGAAGGTGCCGTGGGTCTGGTTGCGGAAATTAACCTGGAATCCGTAGAGTACGATGCGGCCTTCGCCGTGGCGTACGCTGATCATGGCGGGCTTGCCGGCGATGTGTTCCTCTCCGATCAGCCACCCGCTCTCGAGCACGTCTTTTTCGGGATAGGCGGCGACCACCTCGTACAGGTCGTTGAAATGGGAAGGGTTGATCGAATACACGGGACTGCCGCGGTGCATGGCCAGGGCCCGCTCCGGCATTCCGTATCCCAGCCGGTGGGTGTTGTCGACCCGGATCCGCAGCATGGAACCGGGGCAGAAGAACGCGCTTTCCGGCAGTCCGGCCGTTACGTCGGTGATATGGAGGCCGAACTTCTCGATGGGAAGCCGGCACGCGCGGCCGACGGCCACGAGCGTACCGCCTTTCTCCACGAAGGTGCCGATGGCCTCGATTTCCGATTCACCCAGGGCGCTGCGGTACTTTTCGGGCTGGGGCACGGTCTTCAGGCGTCTTTCGATCTCCTGTTCCGTGCCGGCCATCATGTCCATCGTGTCGTCGGGCAGGATGAACGCGTCGCAGAGGTCGCTTAGATCGCCTTGGATATCGGCGTCCCGTACGGAGCAATAGGAAAAACCCGACTGTTCCAGCGTCATGCGGGTCCAGCCTTCGGGCATGTTGCCGCCCCAGTACCGCTGGTACATGGCGATACGCGGCGGCCCAACGGGATCGCCTTCCACCGGTGCTTCGAGGCGGTAGCCGGCGGCGCCGGCAGCCCGGACGATTTCCTCGGACCTCGCCTGGTCGATCCCGCTGACGATAAAGGCGCCGGGCGGCATAGCCGGCATGGCCGACATGGGCGGCATGGCCGGCATGCCTTGGCCACCCACGGAAAGGGAACCGGTGGCACGGCAGACTTCCGCACCCGCATCGAGGGCCGCGTTGACCGCGGCGAAGGCGGCGTTAAAACGAGGGTCGATGGCCATGCCGTGCGCGCCGTCGCCGGTCACCGCACCGTTCGCCGGCGCCGGTTCGGTCACGGCGTCCAGGTTCAGGGCATCCTCGTCCAGGGCGGCGTGGGGCACTTCCGCCGGTTCCGCGCGGACGCCCATCATCTCCGCCAGCGTGTCCGTCGTTGTGTCGAAGATCCTGGTGGGCGAGCCGTCGGCCTTGCGCGCCCAGGCGTCGTCCGGCCAGAAGGTCTGCTCCAGCAGCGTCTTGATCACGCCGCGCTTGGGCTGGGCGTTGGATATGAACCAGGTACCCGCGGGATAGACCCGGCTTCCCACCGTCGCCCGGGTCCGCGTGCGCCGCACGTCGATGCCCTGGCGAAGCAGGGCGTTCACCAGGTGGGTCACGACCGCCGGATCGTGCTGGTCCGGGCGGATGAAGAAACCCGCCGAATCGTCCTCCCGGCCCCTCCGGGTCTGATGCAGGGCCTTCTGCGCGGCGTTCCGCAGCACCGTTTCCCGGCACCGGGCCGCGATGTCCATGATTCCCCTGGCTGCGACGAGTTGCTGGTCCACCATGTCGCGCAGCCGCCACCATCCCCCCGGCCACGGATTCGGGAAATTGGTCTGCGGCTTGTAATGGGGCAGCGTGTGCAGGGTGTTCCCGTCCTCGCCCCTGAGCTGATGGGGATGCACGTAGAGGGGACTGGCCAGTTTGGCCTGGGCCGTTTCGGAAAGCAGGCTCGCGATGTTGTGGTAGTTGCCGAGCCAGTGAAACCCCATGTGGTACCAGGCCGGGAACATGGCGCCGCTGATGACACCCTTGTGGCCCGCTTCCTCCAGCTTGTAGACCATGTGGGCCCCGTACCAGTTGATCTCGCGCCATACGAGCGGGTCGGCGTGGGGATGAATGGGTTCGCAGTAGGGGCAGACGAAAAGGCGGGGCTGATAGCCGCCCATCTCGTGATGGTCCTGGAAGACGTGGGGATGCCAGTCCTGGAACATGATCCGGGCCATGTACTTCGATTCCACCAGGTTCAGCATGAAGGCGTCCCGGTTGTTGTCGTGTCCGCAGTACCGGTGATACAGCCAGGGCAGGTCGCATCCCTCGTATTCCGTGCCCAGGTGCTCGTTGTACCAGTCGGTCACCATGAGCTGGCCGTCCGGATTGAAGCAGGGCACCATCAGGAAGATGACGTTTTCCAGGATGTGCTTCGTGGCCTCGTCTTCGCCCGTCACCAGGTCGTAGGCGAGTTGGGGCGCCATCTGCGTCGCGGCAATCTCATTGGCGTGGAGGCTCATGGACTGGCAGACGATGACCTTGCCGTCCTGCACCAGGCCGTCGATTTCGGCATCGGAAAGGCCCCTCGGATCGGCGATTCGCCCGTTGACTTCCCGGAGCTCCTCCAGCCTGGCCTGGTTCTCCGCGGAGGTGATGATGGCCAGCAGGAAGGGGTTGCCCTCCGTCGTGGGACCCAGGTTGACCACGCGGATGTCCTCGCTCTGCTGGTTCAGCAGGTAGAAATACTCCGCGATGCGGTCCCAGCGGGCCATCTTGCGGTCGTCGCCGAGCCGGAAGCCGAAGAAGGATTCCGGTCGCTCAACGCGGTCGGCCATGAAACGCTCCTGTCCGTGGTTGTCCTGTCCGTGGTTGTCCTGTCCGTGGTTATCCTGACCGTGCTGCCTACCTGGTCTTTCTTTCCACTTTGGTGATCACGACCGGCGGCGTGAGACGCTGGTTTTCGCGGGGGGACACCTGGATCTTTCGGATCACGTCCATGCCCCGGGTCACCCGGCCGAATGCGGCGAATCCCTGTCCGTCCGGGTTGCGCTTGCCGCCGAAATCCAGTTCGGGCTGGTCGCCGATGCAGAAGAAGAACCCGGAGGTTGCCGTGTCCGGACCCATGCGCGCCATGGAGATGGCCCCGTCGACGTGCTTCAGTCCGGTCGCGGAAGTCCGTTCGAGGGGAATCGGATCGATTCCGCTGTTGGGCGGATAGCTGTCGTCCCGGTAATCGGGGTTTACGGCGCCCTGTATCACCTCGATCTTCACGTCGTTGTTCGGCTGGTTGTCCATGGTCACCGTCCGGTGGAACACCCCGCCGTTGTACTGTCCGGCATCCACGTACCGCATGAAATTCGCCACGGTAACCGGTGCGCGGACCGGGTCGAGGACGATTTCGATGGTCCCCGCTTCCGTGGTCATCTCCAGAGTAATTTCTTCTTCCTGGGCGTGGACCTGGCCGCCCGGGAGGGCAGGACCGGCCAGTCCAGCCAATCCGGCCAGTCCTCCCGGTTTGGCCAATCCGGCCAGTCCGCCCGTTCCGCCGAAGAGACCGCAGAGCAGCAGGCCGGCCGGTACACCGAGGAGACCGCGAAGCAGCAGGCCGGTCAGGAGGTGTTTTGTATTAGTCGCCGGATTTCTCATGAGCATGATCCCCGTCCGGTAAACGGCATCACGGCCACCCGTGACGCCCGGTCCGGATGACCGTGGGATGAACACCGTCGTGATTACGTGGAAACAGCAGCGGATACCGGTTCCCCCGGCAATGCGGGACGAACCTGAAAACGTAAGGCATGATGAAACCGGGGTGGGTCCCTGTCAAGCGTTTTATGGTTGCGGCCAGCGGGGTTACGGCGCCCTTTCGACACGGGCAAAAACCTTGACAGTGCGACAGGCGCGGTGGAACTTATGAGCATAACCCGAGCCGTCAGTTTTCTCCTGTCGGGCCTTCGCGGCCGGCCCCCGAGATGACCTCCCATGAACAGGCGATTTGCACGGTCCGAACAGACCGCATGGTTTGCATGGTTCGCGCGGTCCGCATGGCCCGTACAGTACGCACACCGGATCGGACAGTACCTCGAACGGTACGAGTTCGAAGATCTGGTTCCCCACCCGCTGAAGCGGTTTTCGCGCCGGTTTCTCGGCGCCGGGGTCTGGTTTGCCGCCTTCCTGCATTTCTTCGCCGCAGGTGGCATCTATGTATACAGTCAGATCGACTTCGAGCCCATGGTGGAGCTTGAGATCCTGCCCTATCCAGATCACCTGATCGACCTCATCGATCCGGCCAGGCTGCTCACGTCGGAGCAGGGCGGCGGCCGGCCCGGACGGCTCGAGCCGCCGGAGGATCCCGGTGATGACATCATGAGCCAGGGCGTGCCCGTTCCCGTGGTCGTGGGGATACCCGAACCGATCGACGACAGCCTGATCGCCGAGGAGCACGAAATCGCTTCACAGGAGGAGATGGAAAGGGCCGTGGCTGTCGCCATGGATACCGAAAGCGACCCCGGCGACGAGACGGGGATGGCAGGATCGGGCGTCGCGGGAGGCGTCGAAGGGGGAAGCGGGAGCGGCGGTACGGGCGGACTCGGCGAAGGGGGCGACGGAACCTGGAAATACGACACGCCGCCTATACCTCGCCGCCTCAACATGAGCATCTCCCGGAGGGAAATCCCGCGTAATCTGCGCCACGTTAAGGACAGCATCGTCCGGTTCGAGCTGCTGATCGATGAACAAGGGGAGGTCGTGGACGCCACCATGATCGAATCGACCGGGTACGCCGAGATCGACGATCTGCTGCTCCAAAAGATCTACGCTTCCAGATATCATCCCGCCACCCTGAGGCAGCATCCGGTCAAGGCGTGGATCGCCGTAGGCTACGGCTACAAGGTCAGGTAGTCTTGGTGTCCGCCGCCGGCCCATAGAACCAGGATTCCATGTCCCCATCCCTCTGTCTCATGATGTTCCTCCAGTTCTTCATCTGGGGGGCCTGGTTCACGACGATCGCCGTCTACATGAGCGCCCACGGGATGGGAGACCTGACCCACTGGCCCTACACGGTGAACCCGGTGGCCGCGATCATCTCCCCCTTCTTCCTGGGCCTGGTGGCGGACCGCTATTTCGCGCCGGAACGGATCCTCGGCTGGCTGCACATTCTCGCGGGCGGTGTCATGCTGCTCGTTCCCCGGGCCGTGGATTCGCCGTTCCTCTTCATCCTCCTCCTGCTGGCCTACAACATCTGCTACATGCCGACCCTGGGCCTGGTGAACGCCATCACCTTTCACCGGGTCGAGGACCGGGAAGCGCAGTATCCGCTGATCCGCGTGTTCGGCACGGTAGGCTGGATCGCGGCGGGACTCTTCATCAGCTTCGTCCTGGGGCTGTTCACGGGCGGGGTCATACCTGAGGAGACGGCCTGGCCGCTCTACACGACGGGGGTCGCCGGCCTGGTCATGGGACTGTACAGCTTCACACTCGGCCGGACGCCGCCGGCCGCCGCGGGGAGGAAGGCGTCGCTGCGGTCCGTGATCGGGCTGGACGCCCTGCAGGAACTGGGAAGCCGGTCGTTCTACCTGTTCATCCTGAGCGCCCTTCTCCTCTGCATCCCGCTGGCCTTCTACTACAACTTCACGCAGATCTACCTCGGCGCGACGGGATTCACGAACATCGCGGGCACACAGACCCTGGGCCAGTTTTCCGAGGTGTTCCTGATGCTGTGCATGCCCTTCTTCTTCCGGCGCCTCGGCGTGAAGCGGATGCTGCTGATCGCCATGGCCGCCTGGATCGTCCGGTACGGGCTGTTCTCCCTCGGCGCGCCAGACGCCCTGTGGACCCTGATCGTCACGGGGATCATCCTCCACGGCATCTGCTACGACTTCTTCTTCGTGACTGCCCACGTCTACATGGACCAGCAGGCGACACCCGCGAACCGGGGGCAGGCCCAGGGGCTGTTCGTCCTCGTTTCCAGCGGACTGGGCATGCTGATCGGCGCCCAGATCGCCGGCCGGGTCTACAATGCCTTTCTCGGTTCGACGGGGAGCCTCAGCCTGTCGGACTGGCAGGTATTCTGGATCCTGCCCGCCGCCCTTGTCATTCTGGTCTTGATTCTGTTCGCGGCGGGATTCAGGGAGGGGAAGCGCCCGACGGGGTAAAAGAATCCGTCAGGCTTTCCGGAACCAGACCAGGTAAACCACGGCCCCCAGGCCCAGGCATCCCAGTCCGGGCAGCGCCTGCAGGAAGTTCTGGGTGACGACCGTCACCACGACCCACGCCACCACCACCAGGAACAGCACCGGCACGTAGGGATAGCCGGGGACTTTGTACGGACGGTGCGCGTCCGGATGCTTGCGCCGGAGCACGATGAGGGCGAGGACGTTGAGCCCGTAGTACAGGTAGACGATGTAGACGAAGGCGTTGATGATGGCCTGGAAGCCGCCCAGGAAGGTCCACACGAAT contains the following coding sequences:
- a CDS encoding NAD(P)-dependent oxidoreductase, which translates into the protein MNVGFIGLGNMGNPMAASLLRAGHALRVHDLDEEKAANLLEAGAEWASSPRETASGADAVLTSLPGPAVVETVVLGENGVFEGLARGTVFIDTSTGEPELVRRIAREGAARGIDVLDAPISGGVFGARDATLTVFVGGPQEVFDRYEPLLRGVGETVVRMGETGSGVATKLVNNLMMFINFIGACEGMAIGARAGIDPRELIDAIRPSMGQSRMMERCLTRFLDDQSLYSAVDLGVKDMHLGVELGRSLDVPLEIAPMVEDLLRRYQDRGNAQADLLEYIGDYLKRAGVDPAG
- a CDS encoding cupin, whose product is MAENTSKSFAAHADGADWEKGLRPYFVYRDLGMKSATEGRVMAHVIRAAQSCDGPMGYHSHELEFQMNYLLKGWARIDLADVGEIEVTAGDAWYQAPGVAHELMEYSDDFEVIEITIPGDFPTIDETR
- a CDS encoding peptidase M14 family protein, which produces MADRVERPESFFGFRLGDDRKMARWDRIAEYFYLLNQQSEDIRVVNLGPTTEGNPFLLAIITSAENQARLEELREVNGRIADPRGLSDAEIDGLVQDGKVIVCQSMSLHANEIAATQMAPQLAYDLVTGEDEATKHILENVIFLMVPCFNPDGQLMVTDWYNEHLGTEYEGCDLPWLYHRYCGHDNNRDAFMLNLVESKYMARIMFQDWHPHVFQDHHEMGGYQPRLFVCPYCEPIHPHADPLVWREINWYGAHMVYKLEEAGHKGVISGAMFPAWYHMGFHWLGNYHNIASLLSETAQAKLASPLYVHPHQLRGEDGNTLHTLPHYKPQTNFPNPWPGGWWRLRDMVDQQLVAARGIMDIAARCRETVLRNAAQKALHQTRRGREDDSAGFFIRPDQHDPAVVTHLVNALLRQGIDVRRTRTRATVGSRVYPAGTWFISNAQPKRGVIKTLLEQTFWPDDAWARKADGSPTRIFDTTTDTLAEMMGVRAEPAEVPHAALDEDALNLDAVTEPAPANGAVTGDGAHGMAIDPRFNAAFAAVNAALDAGAEVCRATGSLSVGGQGMPAMPPMSAMPAMPPGAFIVSGIDQARSEEIVRAAGAAGYRLEAPVEGDPVGPPRIAMYQRYWGGNMPEGWTRMTLEQSGFSYCSVRDADIQGDLSDLCDAFILPDDTMDMMAGTEQEIERRLKTVPQPEKYRSALGESEIEAIGTFVEKGGTLVAVGRACRLPIEKFGLHITDVTAGLPESAFFCPGSMLRIRVDNTHRLGYGMPERALAMHRGSPVYSINPSHFNDLYEVVAAYPEKDVLESGWLIGEEHIAGKPAMISVRHGEGRIVLYGFQVNFRNQTHGTFKLLFNAMYGS
- a CDS encoding amidohydrolase, which translates into the protein MPIVDFHNHVYPPRYVEEIRKGPSAYTVTDDEDGNPVLHSPGDYNILVPGHRLMDVRVEVMDEAGVDTHVITFTAPGTLIETPDRSAELSSKVNDLFAEIQQAHPDRLPALATLPLNKPEACAAELERAVGSLGLKGACVYSNANGVALSDPCFWSMYEIADDREMAVFIHPTFPLGVEAMKDYMLMPAVGFLMDTTLATASLLFSGVVERFPNIRWVLGHLGGAVPYLAERFDRCYEAFPQCRANLEHHPTVYLKNQFYYDTVNFDVDALHFALGFAGVDRILAGSDYPHQIGSMPKMIESINAMDLTEEDRAAILGGNAVRLLGL
- a CDS encoding peptidylprolyl isomerase — its product is MRNPATNTKHLLTGLLLRGLLGVPAGLLLCGLFGGTGGLAGLAKPGGLAGLAGLAGPALPGGQVHAQEEEITLEMTTEAGTIEIVLDPVRAPVTVANFMRYVDAGQYNGGVFHRTVTMDNQPNNDVKIEVIQGAVNPDYRDDSYPPNSGIDPIPLERTSATGLKHVDGAISMARMGPDTATSGFFFCIGDQPELDFGGKRNPDGQGFAAFGRVTRGMDVIRKIQVSPRENQRLTPPVVITKVERKTR
- the rpiA gene encoding ribose-5-phosphate isomerase RpiA, producing MPSEDLTRDMKKTVGVEAALMVGQGDVVGLGTGSTAEFMIEELGRRVREEQLDIIGIPTSFDASVLARGNGIPAGTLDDVDRVDIAVDGADEVDPAMNLIKGRGAAHLREKIVDGMAERFIVIVDESKLVQRLGTKSPVPLEVLPMAVRPVMRAVEALGGEPVLRMAVHKDGPVITDQGNMVVDARFDGIDDPGEMERTLNNIPGILENGLFVGLATEVLVGRITGEGRIEVERRT
- a CDS encoding SDR family oxidoreductase, whose product is MPFACWGCDRIGGDRAERSSSAGRTNHRRPDRGRRQLDQSETEVMDLKLRGKRAIVTGGSRGIGRCCALALAREGARVCVTARNRDPLDEVVREIEAAGGEGHAVTGDLTSLDDCRKVIREAADTFGGIDILVNCAGAARGGDILELPTEQIDEGLALKAHGYLRMSQLVIPYMQKNRWGRIVHIAGSAGTSPGRGNIPLSVANIAVLNCTRALTDAVSGDGILVNAICPGMTNTKRARDLQQAEADRQGRDVEDLLREAGERLPAGRIAEPEEVATVATFLASEPCSYVFGTAVYMDGGERRGTP
- a CDS encoding nucleoside permease, encoding MSPSLCLMMFLQFFIWGAWFTTIAVYMSAHGMGDLTHWPYTVNPVAAIISPFFLGLVADRYFAPERILGWLHILAGGVMLLVPRAVDSPFLFILLLLAYNICYMPTLGLVNAITFHRVEDREAQYPLIRVFGTVGWIAAGLFISFVLGLFTGGVIPEETAWPLYTTGVAGLVMGLYSFTLGRTPPAAAGRKASLRSVIGLDALQELGSRSFYLFILSALLLCIPLAFYYNFTQIYLGATGFTNIAGTQTLGQFSEVFLMLCMPFFFRRLGVKRMLLIAMAAWIVRYGLFSLGAPDALWTLIVTGIILHGICYDFFFVTAHVYMDQQATPANRGQAQGLFVLVSSGLGMLIGAQIAGRVYNAFLGSTGSLSLSDWQVFWILPAALVILVLILFAAGFREGKRPTG